The following coding sequences are from one Kwoniella bestiolae CBS 10118 chromosome 2, complete sequence window:
- a CDS encoding 60S ribosomal protein uL2, with protein sequence MGRVIRAQRKSGGIFKSHTHHNKNPARLRNLDFAEKNGYIRGVVREVIHDAGRGAPLATVVFRDPYRYKLRKETFLAAEGISTGSFIYAGKKATLNVGNVLPISQCPEGTIVCNVEEKIGDRGALARTSGNYATVIGHSETGVTRIRLPSGAKKTIPSRCRATVGIIAGGGRIDKPFLKAGRKHHAMRAKRNSWPRTRGVAMNPVDHPHGGGNHQHIGHASTMARDAPSGQKAGLIAARRTGLLRGTAGKTVDTA encoded by the exons ATGGGT CGAGTCATCCGAGCTCAAAGAAAATCTGGGGGTATCTTCAAATCCCACACCCACCACAACAAGAACCCTGCTCGATTGAGGAACCTCGATTTCGCCGAGAAGAACGGTTACATTCGAGGTGTTGTTAGGGAGGTTATCCACGATGCTGGacg AGGTGCTCCCCTCGCCACCGTCGTCTTCCGAGACCCATACCGATACAAGCTCCGAAAGGAGACCTTCCTCGCCGCCGAGGGTATCTCCACCGGCTCATTCATCTACGCCGGTAAGAAGGCTACCTTGAACGTCGGAAAcgtcctccccatctcccaatgCCCCGAAGGAACCATCGTCTGCAACgtcgaggagaagatcggTGATCGAGGAGCTCTGGCCCGAACCTCCGGAAACTACGCCACCGTCATTGGACACTCTGAGACCGGTGTTACCCGAATCAGATTACCTTCCGGTGCCAAGAAGACCATCCCCTCCCGATGCAGAGCTACCGTCGGTATCATcgctggtggtggaagaaTCGACAAACCCTTCCTCAAGGCCGGTCGAAAACACCACGCCATGAGAGCCAAGAGAAACTCATGGCCTCGAACTCGAGGTGTTGCCATGAACCCCGTTGATCACCCTCACGGTGGTGGTAACCATCAACACATCGGTCACGCCTCTACCATGGCCCGAGATGCCCCATCCGGTCAAAAGGCTGGTCTTATCGCTGCCAGAAGAACTGGTCTTCTC CGAGGTACCGCCGGAAAGACCGTCGACACTGCTTAA